The Vibrio navarrensis genome has a segment encoding these proteins:
- the ihfA gene encoding integration host factor subunit alpha: MALTKADLAENLFEKLGFSKRDAKETVEVFFEEIRKALENGEQVKLSGFGNFDLRDKNERPGRNPKTGEDIPITARRVVTFRPGQKLKARVENIKP; this comes from the coding sequence ATGGCGCTCACAAAAGCCGATTTGGCAGAGAACCTGTTTGAGAAACTTGGATTCAGTAAACGGGACGCCAAGGAAACGGTTGAGGTGTTTTTTGAAGAGATTCGTAAAGCACTGGAAAACGGCGAGCAGGTGAAACTATCAGGTTTTGGTAATTTTGACTTACGTGATAAGAATGAAAGACCTGGCCGCAACCCGAAAACAGGCGAAGACATTCCAATCACAGCCAGACGTGTTGTCACGTTCCGTCCGGGGCAAAAATTGAAAGCCAGGGTTGAGAATATAAAACCTTGA
- the ltrA gene encoding group II intron reverse transcriptase/maturase — MEQISSSANLNHALRRVKKNKGCAGVDRLDITATISKLRQASNGQALRQSLLDGSYQPQPVLGVEIPKPNGGVRQLGIPTVLDRIVQQAITSVLSELYEPTFSNSSYGFRPNRSAHHALAAASRYIREGRGYVVDIDLAKYFDTVNHDRLMHRLSKDISDKRVLKLIRSYLQAGLMRDGLVERRQRGTPQGGPLSPLLSNIVLDELDKELERRGHKFCRYADDCQIYVLSEEAAHRVKESITEFLEQKLKLTVNREKSAATRVTERAYLSHSFKIDGTLQISKSAQAQMKKRVRKITKRNRGRELSVILTELTQYLRGWQHYFKLAIGQSAMQRLDEWIRRRLRCYRLKQRKRRYSIATWLQRQGVTERNAWKLAMSDKGWWRLALSPQLNHAMPIKWFEERGLYSLRDGYESLKVYSEPPYATHACTVV; from the coding sequence ATGGAACAAATCAGCTCCTCAGCGAATTTGAACCATGCCCTTCGACGCGTGAAGAAGAACAAGGGGTGCGCAGGTGTCGACAGACTCGACATCACAGCGACCATCTCTAAACTTCGACAAGCTTCAAATGGGCAAGCGCTCCGCCAGAGTCTTCTGGACGGAAGCTACCAACCTCAACCAGTTCTGGGTGTAGAAATCCCCAAGCCGAATGGTGGCGTCAGGCAATTAGGTATCCCTACGGTACTGGATAGGATAGTCCAACAGGCGATCACATCAGTACTGTCAGAGCTCTATGAGCCGACGTTCTCCAACAGCAGCTACGGGTTCAGGCCGAACCGCAGTGCGCATCATGCGCTTGCGGCAGCAAGCCGCTATATCAGAGAAGGGCGGGGTTATGTAGTGGATATCGATCTAGCCAAATACTTCGACACGGTGAACCATGATAGGCTGATGCACAGATTATCTAAGGACATTAGTGATAAACGAGTATTAAAGCTCATCAGGTCCTATCTACAGGCAGGCTTAATGCGAGATGGGTTAGTAGAGCGAAGACAACGAGGAACACCACAGGGTGGGCCATTATCTCCGTTACTTTCCAATATTGTATTAGATGAACTGGACAAAGAGTTAGAGCGAAGAGGGCATAAGTTCTGTCGATATGCAGATGACTGCCAAATCTACGTTCTTAGTGAGGAAGCCGCCCATCGAGTCAAAGAGTCGATAACGGAGTTCTTGGAGCAGAAGCTAAAGCTCACGGTAAATCGTGAGAAAAGTGCAGCAACAAGAGTGACGGAGCGAGCTTACCTAAGCCATAGCTTCAAGATAGACGGAACCCTCCAGATATCAAAATCGGCACAAGCTCAAATGAAGAAGCGAGTGCGGAAAATAACGAAGCGAAATCGAGGTCGAGAGTTGTCGGTAATCCTCACCGAGTTAACCCAATACCTACGAGGTTGGCAGCACTACTTCAAGCTCGCCATAGGTCAAAGTGCGATGCAGCGCTTAGACGAATGGATACGGCGTCGGTTGAGATGCTACCGCCTGAAACAGCGCAAACGCAGATACAGCATAGCGACATGGTTACAACGACAAGGTGTAACAGAGCGAAATGCGTGGAAGCTGGCGATGTCAGATAAAGGGTGGTGGCGCTTAGCACTCTCGCCCCAGTTGAATCACGCAATGCCAATCAAATGGTTCGAGGAGAGGGGGCTTTACTCATTGAGAGATGGGTATGAGTCACTAAAAGTGTATTCGGAACCGCCGTATGCGACCCACGCTTGTACGGTGGTGTGA
- a CDS encoding RelA/SpoT domain-containing protein, protein MSLLLRTTALMLLLLSRAPAFAAIPNDPSNQEEPRANSQGQVSSKLFRHSLSGLYGIQSTDTQPTQPYSDFDILYSKAHQAQLELETIVKSTALLTDTHPYFAGVKSAQRAKEKVALELHGDASRITDLARATIVANDVASLVSVYEALSRETRIVKVKNRFKTPAESGYRDLNLLVRLPKTNLVAEVQLHLKAIADVKSGPEHDLYEQIQTMERQACAAQRDLNEMEMAAIKQLRNQSKNLYQEAWQPYLTTHLEAA, encoded by the coding sequence ATGAGCTTACTTCTTCGTACTACCGCACTGATGCTTTTGTTACTGAGCCGTGCTCCCGCATTTGCGGCTATTCCAAACGACCCCTCGAATCAAGAAGAGCCGCGGGCAAATAGCCAAGGTCAGGTCTCTTCCAAGCTTTTCCGCCACAGCCTGAGTGGTTTATACGGCATTCAATCGACTGATACGCAGCCCACTCAGCCCTACAGCGACTTCGACATTCTTTACAGTAAAGCGCACCAAGCCCAGCTTGAGTTGGAAACCATTGTCAAAAGCACGGCCCTGCTAACCGATACTCATCCCTATTTTGCAGGGGTAAAATCGGCGCAACGAGCTAAAGAGAAAGTCGCGTTAGAGTTGCACGGTGATGCGAGTCGAATCACTGACTTGGCTCGCGCAACGATTGTGGCCAATGACGTAGCTAGCCTAGTGAGTGTATACGAGGCTTTATCGCGAGAAACTCGCATTGTTAAAGTGAAAAACCGCTTCAAAACGCCAGCCGAGTCAGGCTACCGTGATTTGAACCTGTTGGTGCGTTTGCCCAAAACCAACCTAGTGGCTGAAGTGCAATTGCACTTAAAAGCGATTGCGGATGTAAAAAGTGGTCCAGAGCACGATCTGTATGAGCAGATCCAAACCATGGAACGTCAAGCTTGCGCAGCTCAGCGCGACTTAAATGAAATGGAGATGGCCGCAATCAAACAACTGAGGAATCAATCGAAGAACCTTTACCAAGAGGCTTGGCAACCGTATTTGACTACACATCTAGAAGCTGCGTAA
- the pncB gene encoding nicotinate phosphoribosyltransferase: protein MSTTLFLSPIIQSALDLDVYKINMMQAAYRFYPDTQVRYELIVRSDDDLSDLIEEVRQEIEKLALLTFTAEQIAYLKNQASYLTGELLEYLRHFRFVPQQQVLLETVPNQSGQSQLRVAIQGIWHETILYETLVMSIISEVRNRRRWHNIPYSQFEQVLSDKISQLKNELQQRHIDNFRFSEMGTRRRFSAKVQRDTLDYLRTHVPELLTGTSNYHLAQEFALTPIGTVAHEWFMAHQALVNVQDSQRVALDRWLAAFSGHLGIALTDTIGIDAFLQDFNAQRANAYVGVRHDSGCPFTWGDKIISHYQSLGIDPLSKTLIFTDGLDFSRALDICEYFAGRAQISFGIGTFLANDMGDWQNAQGERYQPLSMVVKMAECNRSPVAKISDEPEKAMCEDIFFLLNLKQRFGLPLEMDDVIATLTSLQKTQSISFQHVA, encoded by the coding sequence ATGAGCACAACACTTTTTCTATCGCCTATCATTCAGAGCGCTCTCGATCTCGATGTGTATAAAATCAACATGATGCAAGCGGCGTATCGCTTCTACCCAGACACGCAGGTACGTTATGAACTGATCGTGCGCTCCGATGATGATCTCTCTGATTTGATTGAAGAAGTTCGCCAAGAAATTGAAAAGCTGGCACTGCTCACCTTTACAGCCGAACAAATCGCATACTTGAAAAATCAAGCGTCTTACTTAACAGGCGAGCTTCTCGAATACCTGCGCCATTTCCGCTTTGTGCCGCAACAGCAGGTTCTGCTTGAGACAGTGCCCAACCAGAGTGGTCAATCCCAACTGCGCGTTGCTATCCAAGGGATATGGCACGAAACCATCTTGTACGAAACCTTGGTGATGAGCATTATCTCCGAAGTGAGAAACCGTCGCCGCTGGCATAACATCCCCTACTCGCAGTTTGAGCAAGTGCTCTCTGATAAAATCAGCCAGTTAAAAAATGAACTGCAACAGCGCCACATCGACAATTTCCGTTTTTCTGAAATGGGCACGCGTCGACGTTTCAGTGCCAAGGTGCAACGGGATACATTGGACTACTTACGCACTCATGTTCCGGAGCTGCTTACTGGCACAAGCAATTACCATTTAGCCCAAGAATTTGCACTCACCCCTATTGGCACAGTGGCGCATGAGTGGTTTATGGCACATCAAGCGCTCGTCAATGTACAAGACTCACAACGCGTGGCATTAGATAGATGGCTCGCAGCATTTTCAGGCCATTTGGGGATTGCGCTTACTGACACCATCGGCATCGATGCGTTTTTGCAGGATTTCAACGCACAAAGAGCCAATGCTTATGTCGGCGTTAGGCACGACTCTGGCTGCCCATTCACTTGGGGCGACAAAATCATCAGCCACTATCAATCGCTTGGTATTGACCCGTTGAGCAAAACGTTGATTTTTACTGACGGCCTGGATTTTTCCCGCGCGCTGGATATCTGCGAGTACTTTGCTGGCCGTGCGCAAATCAGCTTCGGCATTGGCACATTCCTCGCCAATGACATGGGCGATTGGCAAAATGCGCAAGGCGAACGCTATCAACCGCTTTCCATGGTGGTCAAAATGGCTGAGTGTAACCGCTCGCCCGTCGCCAAAATCAGCGACGAACCAGAAAAGGCGATGTGTGAAGACATCTTCTTCCTGCTCAACCTCAAGCAGCGCTTTGGCCTCCCACTTGAGATGGATGACGTGATCGCCACCCTGACCAGTTTACAAAAGACGCAGAGCATTTCATTTCAGCATGTCGCGTAG
- a CDS encoding NUDIX hydrolase, with product MIVTIDMICLKLGENGLDVLLIKRNNPERPQFGMWSIPGGFVFEHDLSAQGGQAADADFDSARRRICRQKIHTYPHYISEPMVDGNPKRDPEGWSVTIAHYALLNKTNVEQIDNCGLCDKQLGWFALERILNGEVALAFDHADLIKLAWTKLRAAIEYTSVLLFTLEKEFLVSDIISAYAQFGVEVNRMTIKRRLIDTGVIESANKIAASNKGKGGKPAQVYSLADKHVTYFQTCLR from the coding sequence ATGATAGTCACCATTGATATGATTTGTCTGAAATTGGGCGAAAACGGATTAGACGTGTTGCTGATTAAGCGCAACAATCCTGAACGGCCTCAATTTGGCATGTGGTCGATTCCGGGTGGATTTGTTTTTGAACACGATCTGAGCGCTCAGGGAGGACAGGCTGCGGATGCGGATTTTGATTCAGCGAGAAGGCGCATCTGCCGACAGAAAATTCACACTTATCCCCATTACATCAGTGAGCCGATGGTGGACGGAAACCCGAAACGAGATCCAGAAGGGTGGAGTGTGACGATCGCTCATTACGCGCTACTCAATAAAACCAATGTGGAACAGATAGATAATTGCGGGTTGTGCGACAAACAGCTGGGTTGGTTTGCGCTTGAGCGTATTTTAAACGGTGAAGTGGCGCTGGCCTTTGACCATGCCGATTTAATCAAACTGGCATGGACAAAACTCAGAGCGGCGATTGAATACACCTCGGTGTTGCTGTTTACTTTGGAAAAAGAGTTTCTCGTCTCTGACATCATTTCCGCATATGCCCAGTTTGGTGTGGAAGTCAATCGCATGACCATTAAACGGCGTCTTATCGATACTGGGGTCATTGAAAGTGCCAACAAGATAGCCGCCAGTAATAAAGGCAAAGGTGGCAAACCTGCTCAAGTTTATAGTTTGGCTGATAAACACGTCACTTATTTTCAGACGTGTTTACGTTAG
- a CDS encoding isochorismatase family protein: MIRINRETTAALDVDPQKGFSELCPLELPVTGALEIVDELTRNHQKTKLKLVSRDMHPPGAAWEAKTPANMLDPVGLPEVDIKWNPHCVVGTPGVELLPGLPSVREYDFQINKGIDPDAHPYGAFYHDQAEKLSTGGIEFLRANQIDTVIVGGLALDFCVKKSIEQLIAAGFRVVLNLAATKAVFAESAPEVIEQLCALGVICVQDAEQIDLL; encoded by the coding sequence ATGATTCGTATTAACAGAGAAACGACAGCCGCACTAGATGTGGACCCGCAGAAGGGGTTTAGCGAGTTGTGTCCGTTGGAGCTGCCCGTCACTGGTGCGCTAGAAATCGTTGATGAACTGACACGCAACCATCAAAAAACCAAGCTGAAGCTAGTCTCGCGTGATATGCACCCTCCGGGCGCAGCGTGGGAAGCAAAAACCCCCGCCAATATGCTCGATCCAGTGGGGTTGCCGGAAGTAGACATCAAATGGAATCCGCATTGTGTGGTTGGCACGCCGGGTGTCGAGTTGCTTCCAGGGCTCCCATCGGTACGTGAATACGACTTTCAAATCAATAAAGGCATCGATCCTGATGCGCATCCTTATGGCGCGTTTTATCACGATCAGGCAGAAAAATTATCCACGGGTGGCATTGAGTTTTTGCGTGCCAATCAAATTGACACGGTGATCGTTGGCGGTTTAGCGCTCGATTTCTGCGTGAAAAAATCGATTGAGCAACTTATCGCGGCGGGTTTTCGCGTCGTGTTGAACTTGGCAGCCACTAAAGCCGTCTTTGCTGAATCGGCACCAGAGGTGATTGAGCAGTTGTGTGCCTTGGGTGTGATTTGTGTTCAAGATGCAGAGCAAATTGACTTGCTGTGA
- a CDS encoding EAL domain-containing protein — MINKGQIKPIQFLFLTVLPCFLILQVSHFYFVSLHKEKSQEYAQKIALEIESILNYGKEANQKTLSIVSNGESCDDVIVELRKIVATTPFVRTTNLAHHNKIYCTSLWGERSFIDTPQAYVSGELLLMKGSKVESQHPLVVVRTTQDNKVSLSGIDGLHIRHALNQSSAEALSMFLKIGDAWLDEQGRMTRQDPTEGLIIFQHTQSSQFPFAIQSGFSYPSTWNAFWHERKFYILLILFMQGSFSLCYWWLANRPKTLDAELQRAIRQNEFIPYAQPIVNAETKEITGIEILMRWQHPIQGLVRPDLFIPQAEESGLIIPMTQLLFKETARQLRAYRDVLPNEFHVGINISPQHCKNDDLFTECQAFYNLVDCDRAILVLELTEREVLEFSDATDVLFRKVKQLGCKIAIDDFGTGHSSLINLQKIDLDYLKIDQIFIKNIGADPVAEHLVESTIELAKRLSLNLIAEGVECEEQVEYLRHHDVHYLQGFLFAKPVPLSEFLQQL, encoded by the coding sequence ATGATTAATAAAGGCCAAATAAAGCCGATTCAGTTTCTCTTTCTTACCGTTCTACCTTGTTTTCTTATTTTACAGGTTTCCCATTTTTATTTTGTTAGTTTGCACAAAGAGAAATCACAAGAGTATGCACAGAAAATAGCGTTAGAAATCGAATCTATTCTTAACTACGGAAAAGAAGCGAATCAAAAAACATTATCTATTGTTAGCAATGGAGAAAGTTGTGATGACGTTATTGTTGAACTGCGGAAAATAGTTGCCACGACACCTTTTGTTAGAACCACAAACTTAGCGCATCATAATAAAATATATTGCACTTCGCTGTGGGGAGAGCGTTCATTTATCGACACGCCGCAAGCGTATGTCTCTGGAGAGCTGCTATTAATGAAAGGGAGTAAAGTGGAATCACAGCATCCACTGGTTGTCGTGCGCACAACCCAGGATAATAAAGTGTCGTTGAGTGGTATTGATGGCTTGCATATTCGCCACGCGTTAAATCAATCTTCTGCTGAAGCACTCTCTATGTTCTTAAAAATCGGTGATGCTTGGCTGGATGAGCAGGGCCGAATGACACGGCAAGACCCCACAGAAGGACTGATTATTTTTCAACATACTCAGTCCAGTCAGTTTCCATTTGCCATTCAATCCGGTTTCTCTTATCCATCCACTTGGAATGCTTTTTGGCACGAGCGAAAATTTTATATCCTCTTGATTCTGTTTATGCAGGGCTCGTTTTCTCTGTGCTATTGGTGGCTTGCAAACCGTCCCAAAACATTAGATGCAGAGCTGCAACGTGCTATTCGACAGAATGAATTTATTCCTTATGCTCAGCCTATCGTAAATGCTGAAACCAAAGAAATAACGGGTATTGAGATCTTGATGCGCTGGCAGCATCCGATTCAGGGGCTCGTCAGGCCGGATCTTTTTATTCCTCAAGCGGAGGAATCTGGACTTATCATTCCGATGACACAGTTATTGTTTAAAGAAACGGCGCGACAGTTACGAGCATATAGAGATGTTTTGCCGAACGAATTTCATGTTGGGATCAATATTTCTCCCCAGCATTGTAAGAATGACGATCTTTTTACTGAATGTCAGGCGTTCTATAATCTCGTTGATTGCGATAGAGCCATATTGGTACTTGAATTAACCGAGCGAGAGGTGCTTGAGTTTTCTGATGCCACAGATGTTTTGTTCCGCAAAGTCAAGCAACTGGGCTGTAAAATTGCCATCGACGATTTTGGTACAGGGCACTCGAGTTTGATCAACCTGCAAAAAATCGACTTAGATTACTTAAAAATTGATCAGATATTTATCAAAAACATAGGCGCAGACCCGGTCGCTGAACACCTAGTTGAAAGCACGATTGAACTTGCCAAGCGTCTGTCTCTCAATCTTATTGCCGAAGGCGTTGAATGTGAGGAGCAAGTTGAGTATTTGCGACATCACGATGTGCACTATCTGCAAGGATTTCTATTCGCTAAGCCAGTGCCTTTGTCTGAGTTCTTACAGCAGCTTTAG